In Leptospira ellinghausenii, the following proteins share a genomic window:
- a CDS encoding YbaB/EbfC family nucleoid-associated protein, whose product MFDQMKQMREAFSQLGNIKEKQEELQKRLAQIRVTASAGAGMVEVTASADGTLTNLNINPIMFNADDKKMLEDLILSATNEVQRKAKETMAHEMKNVLGFNPSDFEGVFNQIQKDGGFPPV is encoded by the coding sequence ATTTTTGACCAAATGAAACAGATGCGAGAAGCATTTTCGCAACTGGGAAACATCAAAGAAAAACAAGAAGAACTTCAAAAACGACTCGCGCAGATTCGAGTCACTGCATCAGCCGGAGCTGGAATGGTAGAAGTCACTGCATCTGCTGATGGAACTCTTACAAATTTAAATATCAATCCCATTATGTTTAATGCGGATGATAAAAAAATGTTAGAAGATTTGATCTTATCTGCAACTAACGAAGTGCAACGAAAAGCAAAAGAAACCATGGCACACGAAATGAAAAATGTCTTAGGTTTTAATCCTAGTGATTTTGAAGGTGTATTCAATCAAATCCAAAAGGATGGAGGGTTTCCTCCTGTCTGA
- the dnaX gene encoding DNA polymerase III subunit gamma/tau: protein MSENHQVLFRKYRPQFFRDVIYQDLAVGSLQNAFKSKKIGHAYIFIGPRGVGKTTIARILAKRLNCERPDGVEPCNECTSCLEITKGNSNDVFEIDAASNSGVDNIRELRENVKFNAMGGKYRVYILDEVHMLSGAAFNALLKTLEEPPAHVVFILATTEYHKIPETILSRCQDFHFRKVPVTVLQSYIETLCTKEGLKYDSEGLFWIAKKGDGSVRDTLSFMEQAVIFTDGNLTGAKLRKMIGYHGIDTFTDFLNQLIDTSQSAQIFETLENLFQAGIDLSKFIWDFIEFLNSLLLIKDNLADRESINIPQEDLQKLKQNYRELDREILVLLAERIFSIHEKLNLMKLRSSYEMKVYLEIQFRKLILDREKPSVSGLLAKISELTKLVQGDISTIPDSIEPVKKQSQTAIPTQEKPIPNTNTQPIAKIESPTPEIKTQIPNSPTMDKNQNAKEPSPSGNHPEDMEKLLKEKFSGMEVDPKQFKNL from the coding sequence ATGAGCGAAAACCACCAAGTACTCTTTCGAAAATACCGACCACAGTTCTTTCGGGATGTGATTTACCAAGACCTTGCTGTTGGTTCTTTACAAAACGCATTTAAATCTAAAAAAATTGGACATGCATATATTTTCATAGGGCCAAGAGGTGTTGGAAAAACAACCATCGCAAGGATCCTTGCAAAAAGGCTCAACTGTGAACGCCCCGATGGTGTTGAACCTTGTAATGAATGTACTTCTTGTTTAGAAATCACAAAAGGAAATTCTAATGATGTTTTTGAAATTGATGCGGCATCCAACAGTGGTGTTGATAATATCCGTGAATTAAGAGAAAATGTAAAATTCAATGCGATGGGGGGAAAGTACCGCGTATATATTTTGGACGAGGTACACATGCTCAGTGGAGCTGCTTTCAATGCGCTTCTCAAAACATTAGAAGAACCTCCTGCCCATGTAGTTTTTATTTTAGCAACAACTGAGTATCATAAAATCCCTGAAACTATTTTATCGCGTTGCCAAGACTTTCATTTCCGAAAAGTTCCAGTAACGGTTTTACAATCTTACATCGAAACACTTTGTACAAAGGAAGGACTCAAATATGATTCAGAAGGATTATTTTGGATCGCAAAAAAAGGTGATGGGTCTGTTCGAGATACCTTATCCTTTATGGAACAAGCGGTTATATTCACTGACGGGAATTTAACAGGAGCTAAACTAAGAAAAATGATTGGGTATCATGGAATTGATACCTTTACTGATTTCCTTAACCAACTCATAGATACTTCACAAAGTGCTCAAATTTTCGAAACTTTGGAAAATTTATTCCAAGCAGGTATTGATCTTAGTAAATTTATTTGGGATTTTATCGAATTTTTAAATTCACTACTTCTCATCAAAGACAATTTAGCTGATCGCGAATCAATTAACATTCCCCAAGAAGACTTACAAAAACTCAAACAAAACTACCGCGAACTTGATCGTGAAATTTTAGTTTTACTCGCTGAAAGAATTTTTTCCATACACGAAAAATTGAATTTAATGAAACTTCGAAGTTCGTATGAGATGAAAGTCTATCTGGAAATTCAATTTCGCAAATTAATATTGGACAGAGAGAAACCAAGTGTTTCCGGATTATTAGCAAAAATTTCAGAATTAACAAAACTAGTACAGGGGGACATTAGCACCATTCCTGATTCGATTGAACCAGTTAAAAAACAAAGCCAAACTGCAATTCCCACTCAGGAAAAACCAATTCCAAACACAAACACACAACCTATTGCAAAAATAGAATCACCAACACCAGAAATAAAAACACAAATTCCGAATTCTCCCACAATGGATAAGAATCAAAATGCCAAAGAACCAAGTCCAAGTGGGAATCACCCGGAGGATATGGAGAAATTATTAAAAGAAAAATTTTCTGGTATGGAAGTAGATCCAAAACAATTTAAAAATTTATAA
- a CDS encoding nucleoside deaminase: MDIYESFLERYSIEVSKHKNEIPSYSEVLTKDGEFLTSSFNSVEQTLNPTKHSEILAIEAALSLTDGRYLSDHILLTALEPCLLCAGAILRVKLPEVVYFVPAKPGEGISSYTTESIYLLNHFPKCTLIPKSQIKFEFLSFFKEKR; this comes from the coding sequence GTGGATATCTATGAATCGTTTTTAGAACGATATTCAATAGAAGTTTCCAAACATAAAAACGAAATCCCTTCCTATTCTGAAGTTTTAACAAAAGATGGAGAGTTTCTGACTTCTTCTTTTAATTCCGTCGAACAAACATTAAATCCAACAAAACACAGCGAAATTTTAGCCATCGAAGCTGCACTTTCTCTTACCGATGGGCGTTACCTTTCAGACCATATTTTACTCACTGCTCTTGAGCCATGTTTACTCTGTGCGGGTGCTATTTTACGAGTGAAACTTCCCGAGGTAGTATACTTCGTTCCAGCAAAACCTGGAGAAGGAATTTCCTCTTACACAACAGAATCCATTTACCTCTTGAACCATTTTCCAAAATGCACTCTCATACCAAAGTCGCAAATAAAATTTGAATTTCTTAGTTTTTTCAAAGAGAAAAGGTAG
- a CDS encoding class I SAM-dependent RNA methyltransferase, whose protein sequence is MEKLQIKLEKWANGGYCLAHYDGHAVFVEGGIPGETVDITLTKQGNKEWFGIVDSVIESSPLRVPSDCPVYLECGGCSYRHISYEEEVKVKTSLLEFMFLEWIGKVEVTTGPSVGYRNNVQWQVEGGQIGFFAKNTHRIIPNSSSICKNVDKRLLIENPNDFAIFSKQKPKQNRLPKMQKQANSLSLRLSQNAVVLYEKEETKFEFLSTKLTVPAKGFFQINQFLVESWIQKIKSLLPKDANVLELFCGCGTIGITLRDRIKSLYGIESHEKSIQYANQNAKANGITTYQYAVLDLYQKHIPKDLKTYPTWIVNPPRAGLSKGIIETAEMLKPKEIVYSSCNPSTLRRDVTSLKEIGYEMDHLSLFDFFPRTNHYEVLVRLRKRK, encoded by the coding sequence ATGGAAAAGTTGCAGATAAAATTAGAAAAGTGGGCGAATGGTGGTTACTGTCTAGCTCACTATGATGGGCATGCTGTGTTTGTAGAAGGTGGGATCCCAGGTGAAACTGTGGACATAACTCTTACCAAACAAGGCAATAAGGAATGGTTTGGTATTGTAGATTCAGTGATTGAATCTTCACCATTAAGGGTTCCCTCTGACTGCCCTGTGTATTTAGAATGTGGCGGGTGTAGTTACCGACACATTTCCTACGAAGAGGAAGTGAAAGTGAAGACTTCCCTATTGGAATTTATGTTCCTGGAATGGATTGGAAAAGTAGAGGTGACAACGGGACCAAGTGTTGGGTATCGCAATAATGTACAATGGCAAGTGGAAGGTGGACAAATTGGTTTTTTTGCAAAAAACACCCACCGGATCATTCCAAATTCTTCCTCTATTTGTAAGAATGTCGATAAACGGTTGTTAATTGAAAATCCAAACGATTTTGCTATTTTTTCCAAACAGAAGCCTAAACAAAACCGATTGCCAAAAATGCAAAAACAAGCGAATTCGCTTTCCTTACGTTTGTCCCAAAATGCAGTTGTGTTGTACGAAAAAGAAGAAACAAAGTTTGAATTTTTGAGTACAAAACTTACGGTGCCTGCAAAAGGCTTTTTTCAAATCAACCAATTCTTAGTGGAATCTTGGATTCAGAAAATTAAGTCCTTGTTACCTAAGGATGCAAATGTTTTGGAACTGTTTTGTGGATGTGGAACCATTGGCATTACCTTACGCGATAGAATCAAATCGCTTTATGGAATCGAATCTCATGAAAAAAGCATTCAATATGCAAATCAAAATGCAAAAGCCAATGGAATCACAACCTATCAATATGCAGTTTTGGATCTTTACCAAAAACATATACCCAAAGATCTTAAAACCTATCCTACATGGATCGTGAATCCACCAAGGGCGGGTTTATCGAAAGGAATCATTGAAACTGCAGAAATGTTAAAACCAAAGGAGATTGTTTATTCCAGCTGTAATCCAAGTACTTTGCGTAGGGATGTAACTTCCCTGAAAGAAATTGGTTATGAAATGGACCATTTGAGTTTGTTTGATTTTTTTCCAAGGACGAATCATTATGAGGTGTTAGTGCGATTACGGAAACGAAAATGA
- a CDS encoding YgaP family membrane protein, whose translation MFQNMGLYDRVIRVVVGLVLGGLYLGGVVEGTTAIVLFVIGLVMIATSAIGFCPAYLPFKITTKGK comes from the coding sequence ATGTTTCAAAATATGGGATTATATGACAGAGTCATTCGTGTTGTAGTAGGCCTTGTGTTAGGCGGTTTGTATTTAGGTGGTGTTGTGGAAGGAACCACTGCAATTGTATTGTTCGTAATTGGTTTAGTGATGATTGCGACTTCAGCAATTGGCTTTTGTCCAGCATACCTACCTTTTAAGATTACAACCAAAGGAAAATAA
- a CDS encoding alpha/beta fold hydrolase has product MHHSEIRNSSTVFTTLETGSGDPVLFLHGFPDNHKTFSPIMESIAKKGYQCIAPVMRGYEPSTISHANKLHVVDLVNDVLGWMDDRRWDSVHLVGHNWGAIIAYAAGMYYPNRFRSITSLGVPLLKTFQDSFIWAPLQTFHSWYVALFQIPYLAELTIRSNQFALVDFLWKDWSPGFTPNQDHLAEIKSNFQNPGILSSALAYYRNLNDLFTESGRESIIGIFDTHITVPTQVLYGLNDGCFHKNLFEHLLNESDFPCGFRKIGFDHAGHFLHWEKREEVTKLILEWIEKNR; this is encoded by the coding sequence ATGCATCATTCGGAAATTAGAAATTCATCCACCGTCTTTACCACATTAGAAACAGGTTCTGGTGACCCTGTCTTATTTTTACATGGTTTTCCTGATAACCATAAAACATTTTCTCCAATCATGGAATCAATTGCTAAAAAAGGTTATCAGTGTATAGCTCCTGTGATGCGTGGATATGAACCATCCACCATTTCACATGCGAACAAACTACATGTTGTTGATTTAGTGAATGATGTATTAGGATGGATGGATGATCGCAGATGGGATTCTGTCCATTTGGTGGGACACAATTGGGGTGCAATCATAGCCTACGCTGCTGGGATGTACTATCCAAATCGTTTTCGATCCATCACAAGTTTGGGAGTCCCATTACTCAAAACATTTCAAGATTCTTTTATTTGGGCACCCTTACAAACATTTCATTCCTGGTATGTTGCACTTTTTCAGATTCCTTATTTAGCTGAATTAACAATTCGTTCGAATCAATTTGCCTTAGTTGATTTTTTATGGAAAGACTGGTCACCAGGATTCACTCCTAACCAGGACCATTTGGCCGAAATCAAATCGAATTTCCAAAATCCAGGGATCCTTTCCTCGGCTCTTGCATATTACCGAAACTTGAATGATTTATTCACAGAATCAGGGAGAGAAAGTATCATAGGAATTTTTGATACACATATTACAGTTCCCACCCAAGTACTTTATGGATTGAATGATGGGTGTTTTCATAAAAATTTATTTGAACACCTATTAAATGAATCTGATTTTCCATGTGGATTTCGAAAGATTGGATTTGATCATGCTGGTCACTTCCTGCATTGGGAAAAAAGAGAAGAAGTCACCAAACTTATCTTAGAGTGGATAGAAAAAAATAGATAG
- a CDS encoding alpha/beta hydrolase family esterase produces MMGIVRRIFFYSIVFMLTTPFSFFCKSLPSIVPVKDHTLESIVSDGIIRNFRYYIPKNRNESKLPVVFVLHGGGGSGEGMIYLSRMTEKAEEYGFIVVYPDGYGNRWNDGRKIPHSLTDKRNTKDVQFFRDMVQFLDKKIPVDTSRIHAVGISNGGFMTQRLLCEANDLFHSGYSVAAVTSKGLTEICPKPPIKSIGFIMGTSDDVVPFSGGIVSIPKDMSPKAERIPAGEVLSFVDSLSYWSSAFPCKEEIKTKKRHMNRFWKRDIEYSKVSDCSGDEVVEGYLIPGGGHIWPNGFYYQNEKQYGYLSKDLDTREIVLQFFRKTESKEKLVNNASFGN; encoded by the coding sequence ATGATGGGAATTGTTAGGCGTATCTTTTTTTATTCAATTGTATTCATGTTAACAACTCCATTTTCTTTTTTTTGTAAATCTCTTCCTTCGATTGTTCCAGTGAAGGACCATACTTTGGAATCCATAGTTTCTGATGGGATCATCCGTAATTTCCGATATTACATTCCAAAAAATAGAAATGAATCCAAGTTACCTGTTGTTTTTGTTTTACACGGCGGCGGAGGTAGTGGTGAAGGAATGATTTATCTTTCACGTATGACGGAAAAAGCAGAAGAATACGGGTTTATTGTCGTCTATCCCGATGGATATGGGAATCGATGGAATGATGGAAGGAAAATTCCACATTCTCTCACTGACAAAAGAAATACAAAAGATGTACAATTTTTTCGCGATATGGTTCAATTCCTCGATAAAAAAATCCCAGTGGATACAAGTCGCATCCATGCTGTTGGTATTTCCAATGGTGGATTTATGACACAACGTTTGTTATGCGAAGCAAATGATTTGTTCCATTCTGGATATTCTGTTGCTGCCGTTACATCAAAAGGGTTAACTGAAATTTGTCCCAAACCTCCAATAAAATCAATTGGTTTTATCATGGGAACTTCTGATGATGTTGTCCCTTTTTCGGGAGGCATTGTATCCATACCAAAAGATATGAGCCCAAAGGCAGAACGAATTCCTGCTGGAGAAGTTTTGTCATTTGTAGACTCACTTTCGTATTGGAGTTCTGCTTTTCCCTGCAAAGAAGAAATCAAAACAAAAAAACGTCATATGAATCGTTTTTGGAAACGAGACATTGAATATTCGAAAGTATCCGATTGTTCTGGGGATGAAGTCGTGGAAGGTTATTTAATTCCTGGTGGTGGGCATATTTGGCCTAACGGATTTTATTACCAAAATGAAAAACAATATGGATACCTAAGTAAGGACTTGGATACGAGAGAGATTGTGTTACAATTTTTCCGAAAAACAGAATCTAAAGAAAAGTTGGTAAACAATGCATCATTCGGAAATTAG
- a CDS encoding WbuC family cupin fold metalloprotein, whose protein sequence is MQEIQIIDSDLIGNLISKAQNTERKRTNHNFHDQKEVYQRFLNVLSKNTYISPHRHLSDPKPETFVVLEGEIGFLIFSEDGSIKEFHKLSSQGPKRGIDLQPGVWHSLVCLSDVAVCFEGKSGPYDPTIDKEFHPKYPLEGDSKVTETIQYFESLFI, encoded by the coding sequence TTGCAGGAAATACAAATCATTGATTCCGATTTAATCGGAAACCTCATTTCAAAAGCACAAAACACAGAACGGAAACGAACAAACCATAACTTCCATGATCAGAAGGAAGTGTACCAAAGGTTTCTCAATGTTCTATCTAAGAATACATACATCTCACCTCACAGACACTTGTCGGACCCAAAACCAGAAACCTTTGTTGTTCTAGAAGGCGAAATTGGATTTTTAATTTTTTCAGAAGATGGAAGTATCAAAGAATTTCACAAATTATCTTCACAGGGACCAAAACGAGGGATCGATTTACAACCAGGAGTTTGGCATAGTTTGGTCTGTCTGTCAGATGTAGCTGTTTGTTTTGAGGGAAAATCAGGTCCCTACGATCCAACAATCGATAAAGAATTCCACCCGAAGTATCCGCTTGAGGGAGATTCCAAAGTCACAGAAACTATTCAATATTTTGAGTCCCTATTTATATGA
- a CDS encoding (2Fe-2S)-binding protein, with protein MIKCHCAEVFFETILNVVKETNRPILEVAREMGAADTCTACVPDMLAFIERELEGQLAGNTNH; from the coding sequence ATGATCAAGTGTCACTGTGCAGAAGTTTTCTTTGAAACCATCTTAAATGTTGTCAAAGAAACAAATCGCCCTATACTAGAAGTCGCCCGTGAGATGGGAGCGGCAGATACTTGTACGGCTTGTGTTCCGGATATGTTAGCCTTCATCGAACGAGAATTGGAAGGCCAACTTGCAGGAAATACAAATCATTGA
- a CDS encoding glycosyltransferase family 4 protein: MQKKIGYDARMIENSGIGIRIQHILKFWPLTEKDAKLYLFGDPILLKKYEVPKHAEIIEYKTKIYSPKEFLGHPKMAEMDVLDIPHFNVPIKFLRKCIVTIHDLIPYHFKETHSSFVKRLYLQIVFRSIQWFAKTIITVSNYTKEDLIKCFGFRRDRITVIYNGIDLKNFSKRSETQLNVFLKKHNLPKQYLFTVGIGKSHKNFPFLLSQLESLWNKKHLILPLVVGGISKEIPKELLEFQKQNPNRIYFLPHLPYDELPLAYQAATLFVYPSLFEGFGFPVLEAQAIGTPVFSSNATVLPEVLGVGFEAFDPKEPISFTNQLLSLLNDKTRLSELRKLGKENAKSFTWTNALKTLEVLYKKQLR, encoded by the coding sequence ATGCAAAAAAAAATTGGCTACGATGCAAGGATGATCGAAAATTCTGGGATAGGAATTCGCATCCAACATATATTAAAATTTTGGCCTTTAACTGAAAAGGACGCCAAACTTTATCTATTCGGAGATCCTATTCTTCTCAAAAAATATGAAGTTCCAAAACATGCAGAAATCATAGAATACAAAACAAAAATTTATTCACCTAAGGAATTTTTGGGTCATCCAAAAATGGCGGAGATGGATGTCTTGGACATTCCCCATTTTAATGTTCCAATCAAGTTCCTTCGTAAATGTATCGTTACCATTCATGACTTAATCCCTTATCACTTTAAGGAAACCCATAGTTCCTTTGTAAAACGATTGTATTTACAAATTGTTTTTCGTTCCATTCAGTGGTTTGCAAAAACTATTATCACTGTTTCTAATTATACAAAAGAAGATCTAATCAAATGTTTTGGTTTTAGAAGGGATCGAATTACTGTTATTTATAACGGGATTGATTTAAAAAATTTTTCAAAACGATCAGAGACACAACTGAATGTGTTTTTAAAAAAACATAATTTGCCAAAACAGTATCTCTTTACCGTTGGGATCGGCAAATCTCATAAAAATTTTCCATTCTTATTATCACAACTGGAATCATTATGGAATAAAAAACACCTCATACTTCCCCTTGTGGTAGGTGGGATTAGTAAAGAAATTCCAAAAGAATTATTGGAATTCCAAAAACAAAATCCAAACCGAATTTATTTCCTCCCTCATTTGCCATACGATGAGTTACCTCTAGCTTACCAAGCAGCAACCTTGTTTGTATATCCATCTTTATTTGAAGGGTTTGGTTTTCCCGTTTTGGAGGCACAAGCGATAGGAACTCCCGTCTTTTCTTCCAATGCGACGGTGTTACCAGAAGTGTTAGGAGTAGGTTTTGAAGCGTTTGATCCTAAAGAACCAATTTCCTTTACCAACCAACTTCTTTCCCTTCTCAACGACAAAACTCGTCTTTCTGAATTGAGAAAACTCGGGAAAGAGAATGCCAAATCGTTCACTTGGACGAATGCATTAAAAACTCTCGAGGTTTTGTACAAAAAACAATTGAGATAG
- the folE gene encoding GTP cyclohydrolase I FolE, with amino-acid sequence MENLIEEILKQIGEDPNREGLVKTPNRVKKAYDFLTSGYKADINQLVNGAIFEESTTGMVLVRDIEMYSLCEHHLLPFYGRAHVAYIPNKKIIGISKIPRIVDVFARRLQVQERLTDQIAQAIQETLDPLGVGVVIKAKHLCMMMRGVEKQNSELFTSSLLGVFKTDPTTRSEFLDLIRTGSH; translated from the coding sequence ATGGAAAACTTAATCGAAGAAATCCTGAAACAAATTGGTGAAGACCCAAATCGAGAGGGTCTTGTGAAAACGCCCAACCGAGTCAAAAAGGCGTATGACTTTTTAACCAGTGGATACAAAGCGGACATCAACCAATTGGTAAACGGGGCTATTTTTGAAGAGAGTACAACGGGAATGGTGCTTGTTCGTGATATCGAAATGTATTCTTTATGTGAACACCACTTACTTCCTTTTTATGGAAGAGCACATGTTGCATACATTCCAAATAAAAAAATCATTGGGATTAGTAAAATTCCAAGAATTGTCGACGTATTTGCACGTCGGTTACAAGTTCAGGAACGACTTACCGATCAAATTGCACAGGCGATCCAAGAAACTTTGGACCCACTGGGAGTCGGTGTTGTCATCAAAGCAAAACATTTGTGTATGATGATGCGAGGTGTCGAAAAACAAAACTCGGAACTATTCACTTCTAGTTTGCTTGGTGTTTTTAAAACAGATCCTACCACACGAAGCGAATTTTTAGATCTGATCCGAACCGGTTCCCACTAA
- the acs gene encoding acetate--CoA ligase produces MPKERIVAPSKEFAKLANVSLKEYKAKYKESIEKPEKFWAEQAKRLTWFKKWTKVLKHDFAKAKAEWFVGGKLNVSYNCLDRHLDSPLKNKAALIWEGDNPDESKVLTYHDLHREVNHFANVLKKFKVKKGDRVLIYLPMIPELAISTLACTRIGAVHSVVFGGFSPEALLGRIEDCKPTLVITADGGYRGGKPIELKKNVDVALSETKFQVNDVIVVKRTGDEGNLNWKEGRDHWYHYLMKDPEVKKECPAVPMDSEDPLFILYTSGSTGKPKGVLHTTAGYLLGANLTFATIFDYKDTDTYWCTADIGWITGHSYILYGPLSNGATSLMFEGVPSYPDMGRFWDVIDKYKVTVFYTAPTAIRALMREGLEPIKKRSLASLRLLGSVGEPINPEAWEWYYANIGKSKCPIVDTWWQTETGSIMISGIPGAIPQKPGSASWPFYGIQPVLVDNEGVEIKDKGEISGNLCIAKPWPSMMRGVYGDSKRFFDTYFSQFKGYYFTGDGANRDKEGYFRITGRVDDVLNVSGHRIGSAEVESALVEHKSVAEAAVVGFPHDIKGQGIYAYVTVKQGVVTNDQLKKELIAMVEKMIGKIARPDVIHWAPGLPKTRSGKIMRRILRKIANNEFDTLGDISTLADPSVVQSLIDDKKKYHS; encoded by the coding sequence ATGCCGAAAGAAAGAATCGTGGCACCATCCAAAGAATTTGCCAAACTTGCAAATGTTAGCTTAAAAGAATACAAAGCCAAATACAAAGAATCGATTGAAAAACCAGAAAAATTTTGGGCAGAACAAGCGAAACGCCTAACATGGTTTAAAAAATGGACAAAGGTTTTAAAACATGATTTTGCTAAAGCCAAAGCAGAATGGTTTGTCGGTGGAAAACTAAATGTTTCTTATAATTGTTTAGACCGTCACCTTGATTCTCCTCTGAAAAACAAAGCCGCACTGATTTGGGAAGGAGACAATCCAGACGAATCAAAAGTTCTCACATACCATGATTTACACCGAGAGGTGAATCACTTTGCTAATGTTTTAAAAAAGTTCAAAGTGAAAAAAGGGGATCGTGTCCTCATTTACCTTCCTATGATCCCTGAACTTGCCATTAGCACACTTGCTTGTACTCGCATTGGGGCGGTTCACTCCGTCGTATTTGGAGGATTTTCTCCAGAAGCCCTACTTGGTCGTATTGAAGATTGTAAACCTACACTCGTCATTACAGCTGATGGTGGGTACCGCGGTGGCAAACCAATTGAACTGAAAAAAAATGTGGATGTTGCCTTATCAGAAACCAAGTTCCAAGTGAATGATGTCATCGTTGTCAAACGAACTGGAGACGAAGGCAATCTGAATTGGAAAGAGGGCCGTGACCACTGGTACCATTATCTCATGAAAGACCCAGAGGTGAAAAAGGAATGTCCCGCTGTTCCTATGGACTCAGAAGATCCACTCTTCATCCTTTACACTTCAGGTTCCACTGGGAAACCAAAAGGTGTCTTACATACAACCGCAGGATATTTGTTAGGTGCTAATCTTACATTTGCAACTATCTTTGATTATAAAGACACTGATACTTACTGGTGTACGGCAGATATCGGATGGATCACAGGGCACAGTTATATTTTATATGGACCTCTTTCTAATGGAGCAACTTCACTTATGTTTGAAGGGGTTCCAAGTTACCCAGATATGGGTAGATTTTGGGACGTGATCGATAAATATAAAGTTACAGTATTTTATACGGCACCAACGGCCATTCGGGCACTCATGCGAGAAGGACTCGAACCAATCAAAAAACGTTCACTCGCATCACTACGGTTACTTGGTTCGGTGGGTGAACCAATCAATCCAGAAGCCTGGGAATGGTATTATGCCAATATCGGGAAATCAAAATGCCCGATTGTCGATACATGGTGGCAAACAGAAACGGGATCCATCATGATTTCAGGAATCCCTGGAGCGATCCCACAAAAACCTGGTTCGGCCAGTTGGCCCTTTTACGGAATCCAACCAGTCCTTGTGGACAATGAAGGAGTCGAGATCAAAGACAAGGGAGAAATCTCTGGAAATCTTTGTATTGCAAAACCTTGGCCATCGATGATGCGAGGTGTGTATGGAGATTCCAAACGCTTTTTTGATACTTATTTTTCCCAATTCAAAGGGTATTATTTTACGGGAGATGGGGCAAACCGAGACAAAGAAGGTTACTTTCGCATCACAGGAAGAGTTGATGATGTACTGAATGTTTCTGGTCACCGCATAGGTTCAGCAGAAGTAGAAAGTGCCCTTGTCGAACATAAATCCGTGGCAGAAGCTGCTGTGGTTGGTTTCCCACATGATATCAAAGGCCAAGGGATTTATGCCTATGTCACTGTAAAACAAGGGGTTGTGACAAACGACCAATTGAAAAAAGAACTCATTGCCATGGTGGAAAAAATGATTGGGAAAATTGCAAGACCTGACGTGATCCACTGGGCACCAGGACTTCCCAAAACTCGTTCAGGGAAAATCATGCGTAGGATCTTACGAAAAATTGCCAACAACGAATTTGATACGTTAGGTGATATTAGTACACTTGCCGATCCATCTGTTGTACAATCCTTAATTGATGATAAAAAGAAGTATCACAGTTAA